In a single window of the Scyliorhinus torazame isolate Kashiwa2021f chromosome 2, sScyTor2.1, whole genome shotgun sequence genome:
- the LOC140403974 gene encoding NADH dehydrogenase [ubiquinone] 1 beta subcomplex subunit 1-like — translation MSLVNLVRELWPNILVPLGFVLGCYLDRRNDSKLTAFRNKSLLYKRELKPGEETTWK, via the exons ATGAGTCTGGTTAACCTTGTACGTGAGCTTTGGCCCAATATCCTTGTCCCTCTGGGTTTTGTATTGGGATGTTATCTTGATAGAAGAAATGATAGTAAACTTACTGCATTCAGAAACAAAAGTTTATTATATAAACG AGAATTGAAACCAGGTGAAGAAACTACGTGGAAGTGA